A window of the Branchiibius hedensis genome harbors these coding sequences:
- a CDS encoding alpha/beta hydrolase yields MTLSSAPAGRRRRRSAAPRRTSILTVAGLLAAAGATAWAPTAHAAATSPAVTTTVATRCAFLTYQTPVDWYFPSGAAKALVWLQHGFAENKSLYAGYARQLADNGFLVAATTLPSADLFGCTVNNLGNNTAYLNNVATLFGTKDASSGALNASFRAARVTAGRADLAMPQKLAFVGHSAGGEAVSYVAGRLRTAYPATFSQLTGLVLEDPVASPAGSNLATGLSALAPTGVPVYALASPKNSCNADQSGTQQLITSLPGRFHGAQISTGVHQDIYGSDNTALFNLVCGTPKAGNTNAVRTLTTGWLTGFADGTGDPAYFPGGSVYDALQSAGTISTLP; encoded by the coding sequence ATGACTCTCTCGTCCGCACCCGCTGGCCGTCGCCGCCGCCGGTCAGCCGCCCCTCGACGTACGTCGATCCTCACCGTGGCGGGTCTGCTCGCCGCAGCCGGCGCCACGGCCTGGGCGCCCACTGCGCACGCCGCCGCGACGAGCCCGGCGGTGACCACCACGGTCGCCACGCGGTGCGCCTTCCTGACCTACCAGACCCCCGTCGACTGGTACTTCCCCTCCGGTGCGGCGAAGGCCCTGGTCTGGCTGCAGCACGGGTTCGCCGAGAACAAATCCCTCTACGCCGGCTACGCCCGGCAACTGGCGGACAACGGATTCCTCGTCGCTGCAACGACATTGCCCTCGGCGGATCTGTTCGGCTGCACGGTGAACAACCTGGGCAACAACACGGCGTACCTCAACAACGTCGCCACGCTCTTCGGCACCAAGGACGCCAGCAGCGGTGCGTTGAACGCCTCGTTCCGTGCCGCGCGGGTCACCGCGGGTCGGGCCGACCTGGCCATGCCACAGAAGCTGGCTTTCGTCGGTCACTCCGCCGGCGGTGAGGCGGTCAGCTACGTCGCCGGCCGGCTCCGCACGGCCTACCCGGCCACGTTCAGCCAGCTGACCGGCCTCGTCCTGGAGGACCCGGTCGCGTCGCCTGCTGGCTCGAATCTGGCCACCGGTCTGAGCGCACTGGCCCCGACCGGCGTGCCGGTCTACGCGCTGGCCAGTCCGAAGAATTCGTGCAACGCCGACCAGAGCGGTACGCAGCAGCTGATCACCAGCCTGCCCGGCCGGTTCCACGGTGCCCAGATCAGCACCGGTGTGCACCAGGACATCTACGGCAGCGACAACACGGCCCTGTTCAACCTGGTCTGCGGGACGCCGAAGGCGGGTAACACCAACGCCGTGCGCACCCTGACCACCGGGTGGCTGACCGGGTTCGCGGACGGCACCGGTGACCCGGCGTACTTCCCGGGTGGTTCGGTGTACGACGCCCTGCAGTCCGCGGGAACGATCAGCACCCTGCCCTGA
- a CDS encoding NYN domain-containing protein — MPEPSAAVAVYIDFDNVVISRYDQVHGKGSFWRDRDKGFDAARLAAAEVDLHAILDFASSYGRLALTRAYADWSVPANVHYRKQLVDRAVDLIQLFPASGSKNGADIRLAVDALEDMGQMPSVATVVLVAGDSDYIPLAQRLKRMGRYVVAVGVAGATSRSLAAAVDELVTYDNLPGLSDRDADEVEEPPAKKRSSVKSTPTKDEEDKDTGQLSSRQATRLLLRALRILREKDPDAEWFNAGEVKSQMKRMDPSFNEKDFGVTSFSEFIKTRSSIAELEEDHHSRTVRLRPGH, encoded by the coding sequence ATGCCCGAACCCAGCGCCGCCGTCGCCGTCTACATCGACTTCGACAACGTGGTGATCTCCCGCTACGACCAGGTCCACGGCAAGGGCTCGTTCTGGCGGGACCGGGACAAGGGCTTCGATGCCGCCCGCCTCGCCGCTGCCGAGGTCGATCTGCACGCCATCCTGGACTTCGCGTCCTCCTACGGCCGACTCGCGCTCACCCGTGCGTACGCCGATTGGTCGGTCCCAGCCAACGTGCACTACCGCAAACAGCTGGTCGATCGCGCTGTCGACCTGATCCAGCTGTTTCCCGCGTCGGGCTCGAAGAACGGGGCCGACATCCGTCTGGCCGTGGACGCGCTCGAGGACATGGGCCAGATGCCGTCGGTGGCGACTGTCGTTCTGGTGGCAGGGGATTCGGACTACATCCCGCTGGCGCAACGATTGAAGCGGATGGGCAGGTACGTCGTCGCGGTCGGTGTGGCCGGCGCGACCAGCCGCTCCCTGGCGGCGGCCGTCGACGAACTGGTCACCTACGACAATCTGCCCGGGCTCTCCGACCGCGACGCAGACGAGGTGGAGGAGCCCCCGGCGAAGAAGCGGTCCTCGGTCAAGAGCACACCGACCAAGGACGAAGAGGACAAGGACACCGGGCAGCTGAGTTCGCGGCAAGCCACCCGCCTGCTGTTGCGCGCGTTGCGGATCTTGCGGGAGAAGGACCCGGACGCCGAATGGTTCAACGCCGGTGAGGTGAAGAGTCAGATGAAACGGATGGATCCGTCCTTCAACGAGAAGGACTTCGGCGTGACCTCGTTCTCGGAGTTCATCAAGACCCGTAGTTCCATCGCCGAGTTGGAAGAGGACCACCACAGCCGCACCGTTCGGTTGCGACCTGGGCACTGA
- a CDS encoding uracil-DNA glycosylase, producing the protein MERLPHPVTGALMTSPATPGDGWPGDAATSDTPRANSAIDVRRLAADAPDLTELSARLTVCRACPRLVAWRKECAHVKKAAYADQPYWGRPVAGFGDTKPWLLAFGLAPAANGGNRTGRNFTGDPSAAWLFEALHRAGLATLPTSDNAGDGQRLTGVRLLNPLRCAPPKNKPTPAELSTCAPWVARELELVLPAARVVLCLGAIGWSAALTALANAGVDIPRPRPKFGHGTEATVAGLHLLGCYHPSPHNTYTGRLTHQMFDEIITRAMQLADQT; encoded by the coding sequence GTGGAACGGCTGCCGCACCCGGTCACCGGCGCGTTGATGACCTCGCCGGCGACCCCGGGTGACGGCTGGCCCGGCGACGCCGCTACTTCTGATACGCCGCGGGCGAACTCCGCGATCGACGTACGCCGATTGGCGGCCGACGCTCCTGATCTCACCGAACTCAGTGCGCGGCTGACCGTCTGTCGCGCCTGCCCCCGCCTGGTCGCCTGGCGGAAGGAGTGCGCGCACGTCAAGAAGGCCGCCTACGCCGACCAGCCGTACTGGGGCCGACCGGTCGCCGGGTTCGGGGACACCAAGCCGTGGCTCCTGGCCTTCGGCCTGGCGCCTGCTGCCAACGGCGGCAACCGCACCGGCCGCAACTTCACCGGGGACCCCTCTGCTGCTTGGCTTTTCGAAGCCCTGCATCGGGCGGGGCTGGCCACGTTGCCGACCTCGGACAACGCCGGCGACGGACAACGCCTGACCGGGGTGCGCCTGCTGAACCCGCTGCGCTGCGCTCCGCCGAAGAACAAACCCACCCCGGCAGAGCTCTCGACCTGTGCGCCGTGGGTTGCCCGCGAGCTGGAACTGGTCCTGCCCGCGGCGCGTGTGGTGTTGTGCCTCGGCGCGATCGGCTGGTCCGCGGCCCTCACCGCGCTCGCCAACGCCGGTGTCGACATCCCCCGTCCACGACCCAAGTTCGGCCACGGCACGGAAGCCACGGTCGCCGGACTGCACCTGCTCGGCTGCTACCACCCGTCCCCGCACAACACCTACACCGGACGGCTGACCCACCAGATGTTCGACGAAATAATCACCCGCGCAATGCAACTCGCGGATCAGACGTAG
- a CDS encoding aldo/keto reductase: MSTGAQKVGLGLAALGRPAYITSGRGDDLGGHRSMEQMRARTAQVLDAAYAAGVRYVDCARSYGVSESFLASWLAGHPALDDVTVASKWGYRYVGDWQMTAETHEQKDHSLAAFQEQVAATQHELGSHLDVYQIHSLTPDSPALADQSLLDALAELRDNGIRIGFSTSGPAQADVVRAAIEVTRGGEPLFRVVQSTWNLLEPSVGPALQEAAEAGVHVVVKEALANGRLVAGDPQTPGVHEAANVLNLPLHQAAFAAVAAQPWLGHVLSGAVTPTQVEENVAAASISLSSSQIEQLLVDAQDPREYWTARSQRAWA, from the coding sequence ATGAGCACAGGCGCGCAGAAGGTCGGGTTGGGTTTGGCGGCACTCGGCCGACCGGCGTACATCACCTCCGGGCGCGGCGATGATCTGGGCGGGCACCGGTCGATGGAGCAGATGCGGGCGCGCACCGCACAGGTGCTGGACGCGGCGTACGCAGCGGGTGTCCGGTACGTCGACTGCGCCCGGTCGTACGGCGTGTCCGAGAGTTTCCTGGCCAGTTGGCTGGCCGGCCACCCGGCCCTCGACGACGTGACGGTGGCCTCCAAGTGGGGCTACCGCTACGTCGGTGACTGGCAGATGACCGCCGAAACCCATGAGCAGAAAGACCATTCGCTCGCGGCGTTCCAGGAGCAGGTGGCGGCCACCCAGCACGAACTGGGCAGCCACCTCGACGTCTACCAGATCCACTCGCTCACTCCGGACAGCCCAGCGTTGGCCGACCAGTCGCTGCTCGATGCGCTGGCAGAACTGCGGGACAACGGGATTCGGATCGGCTTCTCCACCTCTGGTCCAGCGCAGGCAGATGTCGTGCGCGCCGCGATCGAGGTCACCCGGGGCGGCGAACCGCTCTTCCGGGTGGTCCAGTCGACGTGGAATCTGCTCGAACCCTCAGTCGGGCCGGCGTTGCAGGAGGCCGCCGAGGCCGGCGTCCATGTCGTGGTCAAGGAAGCCCTTGCCAACGGACGACTGGTGGCCGGTGACCCGCAGACGCCCGGCGTGCACGAGGCGGCGAATGTCCTCAACCTGCCGCTGCACCAAGCCGCCTTCGCTGCCGTGGCTGCCCAGCCGTGGCTGGGTCACGTCCTGTCCGGCGCGGTCACCCCCACACAGGTCGAGGAAAACGTCGCCGCTGCGTCAATCAGCCTCTCCTCGAGTCAGATCGAGCAGCTGCTCGTGGATGCGCAGGACCCGCGGGAGTACTGGACGGCCCGCTCCCAGCGCGCCTGGGCCTGA
- a CDS encoding type II toxin-antitoxin system HicB family antitoxin, with product MTWSVEDQEFVATCLEFPSLSWLASTQIEALSGLEQVIAEALEDLRDEGETIPEPLSERHYSGKFNLRVGESLHRRLAIEAAEEQLSINQLIVRRLTNAS from the coding sequence GTGACCTGGTCGGTCGAGGACCAGGAGTTCGTAGCGACCTGCCTGGAGTTTCCGTCCCTGTCCTGGCTCGCTAGCACTCAAATCGAGGCGTTGAGCGGGTTGGAGCAGGTCATCGCAGAAGCCCTGGAAGATTTGCGCGACGAAGGGGAAACGATCCCGGAGCCGCTGTCGGAGCGCCACTACTCCGGCAAATTCAACCTGCGCGTTGGAGAATCCCTGCATCGTCGGCTAGCGATCGAGGCCGCCGAAGAACAGCTCAGTATTAACCAGCTCATCGTCCGCCGACTCACCAACGCCAGCTGA
- a CDS encoding toxin HicA: protein MSSIASIVAAMRANPKNIRYGDLHKVCEHYFGHRALPVDRMRCSGLRGRVIRGSTSGSDHGKAKPYQVRQVLAAIEKKEDLGRA from the coding sequence GTGTCCTCTATCGCCTCGATCGTCGCGGCGATGAGGGCAAACCCCAAGAACATCCGGTACGGCGACCTGCACAAGGTCTGCGAACACTACTTCGGCCACCGCGCACTACCGGTGGATCGCATGCGGTGTTCCGGACTCCGTGGCCGGGTGATCCGCGGGTCAACATCCGGCAGCGACCACGGCAAGGCCAAGCCGTACCAGGTGCGGCAGGTACTGGCAGCGATCGAGAAGAAGGAGGACCTGGGACGAGCGTGA
- a CDS encoding phage tail tip lysozyme produces the protein MKASRALAAVAAVGFASLAWGGTAPAHADTNGCPSGYVCIYPSNSWGTPSLKFYNYGATNLSNVVGTHRVFNNQTGGAIVQLCTAYNGGGCGAAQAPGWYADVDLTPINSVNLAAQAPANNQTAAFNFFRSIGYTREQAAGVVGNLMQESGTSVNPGAVQPGGPGRGIAQWSVGDRWDTLVSWAQSRGEDPWALQTQLEFIQHELDTQGWLGKSQLTSATTVYDATVAFEDNYERCGDCQTSTRVSYATQVYNAHP, from the coding sequence ATGAAGGCCTCCCGAGCTCTCGCGGCCGTCGCGGCCGTCGGATTCGCGTCGTTGGCGTGGGGCGGGACAGCCCCTGCGCACGCAGATACCAACGGTTGCCCGTCCGGCTACGTGTGCATCTACCCCAGCAACTCGTGGGGCACCCCGTCCTTGAAGTTCTACAACTACGGCGCCACGAATCTGTCGAACGTCGTGGGTACCCACCGCGTCTTCAACAACCAGACCGGCGGCGCGATCGTTCAGTTGTGCACGGCGTACAACGGTGGCGGCTGCGGCGCCGCACAGGCACCGGGCTGGTACGCGGATGTCGATCTGACCCCGATCAATTCCGTCAATCTCGCAGCCCAGGCGCCCGCCAACAACCAGACGGCGGCCTTCAACTTCTTCCGCTCCATCGGCTACACCCGGGAGCAGGCGGCCGGAGTGGTCGGCAACCTCATGCAGGAGTCGGGTACCAGCGTGAATCCGGGTGCCGTGCAACCGGGTGGACCGGGCCGAGGGATCGCGCAGTGGAGCGTCGGGGACCGGTGGGACACGTTGGTCTCCTGGGCGCAGAGCCGCGGCGAGGACCCGTGGGCGCTGCAGACCCAGTTGGAGTTCATCCAGCACGAGCTGGACACGCAGGGTTGGCTCGGCAAGTCCCAATTGACCTCTGCCACAACGGTATACGACGCGACCGTGGCTTTTGAGGACAACTACGAGCGCTGTGGCGACTGTCAGACCTCGACCCGGGTTTCGTACGCGACCCAGGTCTACAACGCTCACCCGTGA
- a CDS encoding endonuclease/exonuclease/phosphatase family protein — translation MAGSQRIVSLNVSAPGERRVPGLVRWLLDQDAAVLVLSEIRSGPGHRALCAGLRDQGFALHDAHPARGERGVLVATNVPTLDSDDPYADLSGRAIKVRLADPTGPVDVVALYGPSSPPHGIPPDRKALQRKESWLHDCMAQLERSWPAADAAGSLLIGDLNVIPPDHQPLYRSTKLFEYEFFYRLTTELHMTDLTSAAAGAEYAHTWVSHQGHGYRFDHALCDDRLVGRVTQCVFDHEPRLTGITDHSAIRVVLD, via the coding sequence GTGGCCGGGTCACAACGGATCGTCAGTCTCAACGTCTCGGCGCCCGGTGAGCGGCGGGTGCCGGGGTTGGTGCGATGGCTCTTGGATCAGGACGCAGCGGTGTTGGTACTCAGCGAAATCCGCAGCGGCCCTGGTCATCGGGCGTTGTGCGCAGGCCTGCGCGACCAGGGCTTCGCGTTGCACGATGCGCATCCCGCCCGGGGCGAGCGAGGGGTCCTGGTGGCCACCAACGTGCCGACCCTTGACAGCGATGACCCGTACGCCGACCTGTCCGGTCGCGCGATCAAGGTGCGGTTGGCCGACCCGACCGGGCCGGTCGATGTCGTGGCCCTCTACGGTCCGTCATCGCCACCACACGGCATCCCGCCAGACCGAAAGGCGTTGCAGCGTAAGGAATCCTGGCTACACGACTGCATGGCCCAGTTGGAGCGGTCCTGGCCCGCGGCGGACGCGGCCGGCAGTCTGCTCATCGGCGATCTGAACGTGATTCCGCCGGACCATCAGCCGCTCTACCGCTCGACGAAACTCTTCGAGTACGAGTTCTTCTACCGGTTGACCACCGAGTTGCATATGACGGATCTGACGAGCGCGGCGGCCGGCGCTGAGTATGCGCACACCTGGGTGAGCCACCAGGGGCACGGGTACCGGTTCGACCACGCGCTGTGCGACGACCGTCTGGTCGGTCGGGTCACGCAGTGCGTCTTCGACCATGAGCCACGCCTGACCGGGATCACCGACCACAGTGCGATCCGCGTCGTCCTGGACTGA
- a CDS encoding DUF427 domain-containing protein: MTAQPRLEPGPDHPITVEPENHRVTVRFGGRVIASSNSSLRLNEASYPAVQYLPRADVEPDVLTESDHTTYCPYKGTARYHCLRDADGNVTADKVWFYPEPYDAVSPIADHLAFYPDAVEISVED, encoded by the coding sequence ATGACTGCCCAGCCCAGACTCGAACCGGGGCCGGATCATCCGATCACCGTTGAGCCCGAAAACCACCGAGTGACAGTGCGTTTCGGTGGTCGCGTCATTGCCTCGAGCAACTCCAGCCTGCGGTTGAATGAGGCGTCGTATCCGGCGGTGCAGTATCTCCCCCGCGCCGATGTGGAGCCGGACGTGCTCACCGAAAGTGACCACACGACGTACTGCCCCTATAAGGGGACGGCTCGCTACCACTGTCTGCGCGACGCGGACGGGAACGTGACCGCTGACAAGGTCTGGTTCTACCCGGAGCCGTACGACGCGGTGTCGCCGATCGCCGACCACCTGGCCTTCTACCCCGACGCGGTGGAAATCTCGGTCGAGGACTGA
- a CDS encoding SLC13 family permease: MIAASTTTFVILVVAVAVFISNKLPPSVVAVAVALALYLTGVLTLGQTVAGFGDPLIVYIASLFVVSEALDATGVTAFAGQQLMARTGTRPRSVVLGLMILVAVLTAIISVNGSVAALVPVGVILATRIRRAPSKLLMPMAFAAHAGSLLTLLGSPINLLVSEVSQDAGARPFGFFEFALAGIPLVVGTFAINLFLGPKVLPERIPRDAPNDLSQYAELMAREYDLADEDAAVSYHEGLNEIVIPPRSSFIGEHVYVGMPLQGDELFVVALRRGGSALESATLQAGDILVVRGGWSALDEHLGDADVVSVAEPQEVRRQSGRFGRRTYLTLAVVVPMCVLLVVGAAPPAIVVLAAAVLLVALQALTREQAQSAIQLPTLITIAGMIPLSTAIQTSGAADQISSRLVTTFGDSPRLLLIAVVVVVLILGQFISNLATALIVAPIAIAVSQTTHTSPLPMLMAIAVAAAAAFLTPVATPANLMIQEPAGYRFGDYWRLGLPNLILFGLVAAFLVPVIWPF; encoded by the coding sequence GTGATCGCGGCCAGCACGACGACGTTCGTGATCCTTGTCGTCGCCGTCGCCGTCTTCATCAGCAACAAACTGCCCCCGTCGGTGGTCGCGGTCGCGGTCGCTCTGGCGCTGTATCTGACCGGGGTGCTGACCCTCGGGCAGACCGTGGCCGGCTTCGGTGACCCGCTGATCGTCTACATCGCGAGCCTGTTCGTGGTCAGTGAGGCACTGGACGCCACCGGAGTGACGGCCTTCGCCGGCCAGCAACTCATGGCGCGGACCGGCACTCGGCCGCGGTCCGTCGTACTGGGACTCATGATTTTGGTGGCCGTGCTCACGGCGATCATCAGCGTGAACGGGTCCGTCGCGGCGCTGGTGCCGGTGGGGGTGATTCTGGCAACCAGGATCCGTCGCGCTCCCTCGAAACTGTTGATGCCGATGGCTTTTGCGGCCCACGCCGGATCGTTGCTGACGCTGTTGGGTAGTCCGATCAACCTGCTGGTCTCCGAGGTGTCCCAGGACGCCGGTGCCCGCCCGTTCGGCTTCTTCGAGTTTGCGCTCGCCGGGATCCCTTTGGTGGTGGGCACCTTCGCGATCAACCTCTTCCTCGGGCCGAAGGTGCTGCCGGAGCGGATCCCGCGCGACGCACCGAACGACCTGAGCCAGTACGCCGAGTTGATGGCTCGCGAGTACGACCTGGCCGATGAGGACGCCGCGGTTTCCTACCACGAGGGGCTGAACGAGATCGTCATCCCGCCCCGGTCGTCGTTCATCGGTGAGCACGTCTATGTGGGGATGCCGTTGCAGGGCGACGAACTCTTCGTCGTGGCACTGCGCCGGGGCGGTTCGGCGTTGGAGAGTGCCACGCTGCAGGCGGGCGACATTCTGGTCGTGCGCGGCGGTTGGTCCGCGTTGGACGAGCACCTCGGCGACGCGGATGTCGTCAGTGTCGCTGAGCCGCAGGAGGTTCGGCGGCAGAGCGGCCGGTTCGGGCGGCGGACCTATCTGACCCTGGCCGTCGTGGTGCCGATGTGCGTGTTGCTCGTGGTGGGTGCCGCCCCGCCGGCGATCGTGGTGCTCGCCGCGGCGGTGTTGCTGGTCGCATTGCAGGCCCTGACCCGGGAGCAGGCGCAAAGTGCGATCCAGTTGCCGACGTTGATCACCATCGCCGGGATGATCCCGCTGTCGACGGCGATCCAGACCAGTGGTGCCGCGGACCAGATCTCTTCTCGCCTGGTGACGACGTTCGGGGACTCGCCACGGCTGTTGCTGATCGCGGTGGTCGTGGTGGTGCTGATCCTCGGTCAGTTCATCAGCAATCTGGCAACAGCGCTGATCGTGGCACCGATCGCGATCGCGGTGTCTCAGACCACGCACACCTCGCCGCTGCCGATGTTGATGGCGATCGCGGTGGCGGCGGCCGCTGCCTTCCTGACGCCGGTGGCGACGCCGGCGAACCTGATGATCCAGGAGCCGGCCGGTTACCGCTTCGGCGACTACTGGCGGCTCGGTCTGCCCAATCTGATCCTCTTCGGCCTCGTGGCGGCGTTCCTGGTGCCCGTGATCTGGCCCTTCTGA
- a CDS encoding acylphosphatase: MRRVRVVVTGSVQGVGFRWSTRTVADKYGLAGWVRNRSDGAVEAELEGSPEVVDSMLAWLHKGPPSASVSTVDVVEIPAKGEAGFVVEPH, encoded by the coding sequence ATGCGCCGAGTACGGGTGGTCGTGACCGGGTCCGTCCAGGGCGTCGGCTTCCGGTGGAGCACGCGCACAGTGGCTGACAAATACGGTCTCGCCGGTTGGGTGCGCAACCGCAGTGACGGCGCGGTAGAGGCCGAGCTGGAAGGCTCACCGGAGGTGGTTGACTCGATGCTCGCCTGGCTGCACAAAGGGCCGCCGTCGGCGAGCGTCTCCACCGTGGACGTCGTCGAGATCCCCGCGAAGGGTGAGGCCGGGTTCGTGGTAGAGCCGCACTAG